A genomic region of Rickettsiales bacterium contains the following coding sequences:
- a CDS encoding methyl-accepting chemotaxis protein, producing the protein MSWLNNRKIVVKLMLLVTFMSAVLIGVGTLGIHSLKILDTKANDMEESAQEALLGAKLIQNILMIEKLKFHMVADPSPQSIADTQTSIQNEAKKFEDFVTTLEKSSDNDQHNALEKIRQDYEKYMLALKEAGDEAAKLKNFTLSAEQEKIKQAALNSDDESQALQAIVTAYSDDSIKNVSKVSDDITDVYNQISRSLIAALILGTFVGVIVSGLMAKFEIVNPIEAIVNILQQLAKGQFDVDIKGAHRRDEVGDIARTALVFKESGLEKLELEKKQLEAEKRAAEEKRAMMQKLANDFEAGIQEIVNTVSTASTELYYTAENMKKTINTVSSESDTAATESRQTSANMQSVASAVEEMSASIKEIAGQVAKSSTVVNEAVGKTTHADNTVQVLTQNVSQIGSISELIRNIAGQINLLALNATIESARAGEAGKGFAVVASEVKSLATQTSKATGEITAQIESVRSVSVEVASSLKDIQTAVNNVSHYSSGIASAVEEQSAATTEISTNVNQATGRVVNIDTSVSSITKSAADANTSAHEVLSAAKMLSEQSERLNKEVKNFLSSVRADA; encoded by the coding sequence ATGTCATGGCTGAATAACCGTAAAATCGTCGTTAAACTCATGCTGCTGGTAACGTTCATGAGCGCCGTCCTGATAGGAGTCGGCACGCTCGGCATACACTCACTTAAGATACTGGACACAAAAGCTAATGACATGGAAGAATCGGCGCAGGAAGCCTTACTCGGTGCCAAGTTGATCCAGAATATTCTGATGATCGAAAAGCTGAAGTTTCACATGGTGGCTGATCCCAGCCCGCAATCCATAGCCGATACACAGACTTCTATCCAGAACGAAGCGAAAAAGTTCGAGGATTTTGTAACGACGCTGGAAAAATCATCGGATAATGACCAGCATAACGCACTGGAGAAAATCCGGCAGGATTATGAAAAATATATGCTTGCTCTCAAAGAAGCGGGCGATGAAGCAGCTAAATTAAAGAATTTTACGCTTTCCGCCGAGCAGGAAAAAATAAAACAGGCTGCCCTGAACAGCGATGACGAGTCACAAGCCCTGCAGGCCATTGTAACCGCGTATTCAGATGACTCCATCAAGAATGTATCGAAAGTATCAGACGATATTACCGATGTTTACAATCAGATATCCCGCTCACTTATTGCAGCTCTCATATTGGGCACTTTCGTCGGTGTCATCGTCAGCGGCCTGATGGCGAAGTTTGAGATTGTAAACCCGATCGAAGCTATCGTAAATATCCTGCAGCAACTCGCCAAAGGGCAATTTGATGTGGATATCAAAGGTGCACACCGCAGAGACGAAGTAGGCGATATCGCGCGCACCGCGCTTGTGTTCAAGGAAAGCGGGCTGGAGAAGCTCGAGCTCGAAAAGAAACAGCTGGAAGCGGAAAAACGTGCCGCTGAGGAAAAACGCGCCATGATGCAGAAACTGGCTAACGACTTTGAAGCGGGCATTCAGGAAATCGTCAATACCGTCTCCACGGCTTCGACGGAGCTATACTACACCGCAGAAAACATGAAGAAGACCATTAACACCGTATCCTCGGAATCCGATACAGCTGCAACGGAATCACGCCAAACCTCCGCCAATATGCAGAGCGTCGCCTCCGCCGTGGAGGAAATGTCCGCCTCCATTAAGGAAATCGCCGGGCAGGTTGCCAAATCCTCGACTGTGGTGAACGAAGCAGTGGGTAAAACCACCCACGCGGACAATACCGTCCAGGTGCTGACCCAGAATGTTTCCCAGATCGGCAGCATCTCGGAACTGATCCGGAATATCGCGGGACAAATCAACTTGCTCGCGCTCAATGCCACGATTGAATCCGCCCGCGCAGGAGAAGCTGGCAAAGGCTTTGCCGTAGTGGCTTCCGAAGTCAAAAGCCTCGCAACACAGACATCCAAGGCGACCGGCGAAATCACGGCACAGATTGAAAGCGTCAGGAGCGTTTCAGTCGAGGTTGCCAGTTCATTGAAAGATATTCAGACGGCCGTGAATAATGTTAGCCATTACTCCAGCGGCATTGCATCCGCGGTGGAAGAACAGTCCGCCGCCACAACGGAAATTTCAACCAACGTGAATCAGGCAACAGGGCGCGTCGTCAATATCGATACCAGTGTTTCCTCTATTACCAAAAGCGCCGCAGACGCCAACACCAGTGCACATGAAGTGCTGAGCGCCGCCAAGATGCTTTCCGAACAGTCGGAGCGGCTGAATAAAGAGGTAAAGAATTTCCTGAGCAGCGTGCGGGCGGATGCGTAG
- a CDS encoding glycine zipper 2TM domain-containing protein, with product MIYNTGSKIFRGLMAATCAACFLTGCNDYSPDSYNASGMQQVGKVDRAVVKSFRQVNVSDPALGLGAGVGGVAGGVAGAQIGQGGGSALAAVGGALVGAAAGAVIQHEASKTTAYEYVLQKSNGDLITLAQKQDTPLAVGQHVLVLYGEQARIIPDTAK from the coding sequence ATGATTTATAATACAGGTTCCAAAATTTTTCGTGGATTGATGGCAGCGACATGTGCAGCCTGCTTTCTTACAGGGTGCAATGATTACTCGCCTGATAGCTATAACGCTTCCGGCATGCAGCAGGTCGGCAAAGTGGACCGTGCTGTGGTGAAATCTTTCCGACAGGTGAATGTAAGCGATCCTGCGCTGGGCCTTGGTGCCGGTGTTGGTGGCGTAGCTGGCGGAGTGGCCGGTGCACAGATAGGGCAGGGCGGTGGAAGCGCACTGGCTGCCGTTGGCGGTGCGCTGGTGGGAGCCGCTGCGGGTGCAGTGATCCAGCATGAGGCGAGCAAAACCACGGCGTATGAATATGTTCTGCAGAAGTCAAACGGCGATCTGATCACGCTTGCGCAGAAGCAGGATACGCCGCTTGCAGTTGGCCAGCATGTGCTGGTGCTGTATGGTGAGCAGGCACGCATTATTCCAGATACTGCGAAGTAA
- the phaZ gene encoding polyhydroxyalkanoate depolymerase, which yields MFPILDNRYLYLAVNNWYNAMKGPSTFFKFAADQWDEKVTPPLSQLLEQDNVLTALLRRSTAARFRLLQRLTQSYRKPAFGISQVEVDEKTVAVHEETVFETPFCKLLHFRKETSKHMPRLLMIAPMAGHYATLLRDTVRDALPCFDVYVTDWVNARDVPISHGGFDMDSYIATLVRCFEYLAPDFHILAVCQAGVPAYAAVSLLEDRKDVHELLPTSMTLMGCPINVRCSPTSVNNFAAKYDEDWFEHMTLSIVPAGYPGERRLVYPGFMQLTAFLSMNPERHQQSIANAIEHYIEGNFEGEEKISSFYAEYCAVMDLTAEFYLQTVRVVFQEALLPQGKMVSRGKLVDPKAIRKTAVFAIEGERDDICGIGQTKAALDLATNLSDSKKEYLLLKDAGHYGIFNGHRFREEVLPAMQAFIARAQNRTSVNIRKMENA from the coding sequence ATGTTTCCCATATTAGATAACCGCTATCTTTATCTGGCCGTGAACAACTGGTATAACGCCATGAAGGGGCCCTCTACCTTCTTTAAATTTGCCGCCGACCAATGGGATGAAAAAGTTACACCGCCGCTTTCGCAGCTTCTGGAACAGGATAACGTCCTGACTGCCCTGCTCCGGCGCAGCACTGCGGCAAGGTTCAGGCTATTGCAGCGCCTTACACAGAGCTACCGCAAACCCGCCTTCGGTATCTCTCAGGTAGAAGTTGATGAAAAGACGGTAGCGGTCCATGAGGAAACCGTATTCGAGACCCCGTTCTGCAAATTGCTGCATTTCCGCAAAGAAACTTCTAAGCATATGCCCCGCCTGCTGATGATCGCGCCCATGGCCGGTCATTATGCCACGCTTCTTCGCGACACTGTGCGAGACGCCCTTCCCTGTTTTGATGTTTACGTCACCGACTGGGTCAATGCCCGTGACGTCCCCATTAGCCATGGCGGATTCGACATGGACAGCTATATCGCCACACTGGTGCGCTGCTTCGAATATCTTGCACCGGACTTCCATATTCTGGCGGTCTGCCAGGCTGGCGTTCCTGCCTATGCCGCAGTCTCATTGCTGGAGGATCGCAAGGATGTGCATGAGCTGCTGCCAACTTCCATGACGCTAATGGGCTGTCCCATCAATGTCCGTTGCTCGCCTACTTCGGTAAATAATTTTGCCGCGAAATACGATGAGGACTGGTTTGAGCACATGACGCTTTCCATCGTTCCGGCCGGATATCCGGGAGAGCGCAGGCTGGTCTATCCCGGCTTCATGCAGCTCACCGCGTTTCTGAGCATGAACCCGGAGCGTCATCAGCAATCTATAGCAAATGCCATAGAGCACTATATTGAAGGGAATTTCGAAGGCGAGGAAAAGATCAGTTCTTTCTACGCGGAATATTGCGCTGTGATGGACCTGACAGCCGAATTCTACCTGCAGACCGTGCGCGTGGTATTCCAGGAAGCGTTACTGCCGCAAGGCAAGATGGTATCACGCGGGAAACTTGTGGATCCAAAAGCAATCCGCAAAACTGCCGTTTTCGCCATCGAAGGTGAACGTGATGATATTTGCGGTATAGGCCAGACAAAGGCCGCGCTGGATCTGGCGACCAATTTATCTGATAGTAAGAAGGAATATCTGCTGTTAAAGGATGCCGGGCATTACGGGATTTTTAACGGCCACCGCTTCCGTGAAGAAGTTTTGCCCGCCATGCAGGCATTCATAGCCAGAGCGCAAAACCGCACATCTGTGAACATTAGAAAAATGGAAAATGCTTAA
- a CDS encoding response regulator, with product MNQQENISGKNRVLEILLIEDNPTDALLTRKTLGGIKLANNVTVAEDGDKALSILRREKPYESSPSPNVILLDLNLPKKGGIAILQELKSDEKLRHIPVIILTGSHTEADVTKTYDLYASGYIVKPINPEKFTDMIRTLMWNRTIQLFANG from the coding sequence ATGAATCAGCAGGAGAATATATCAGGCAAAAATCGGGTGCTGGAGATATTACTAATTGAGGATAATCCAACCGATGCCTTGCTGACCCGCAAAACTCTCGGCGGTATAAAGCTCGCCAATAATGTCACAGTCGCCGAGGATGGCGATAAGGCGCTCAGTATCCTGCGCCGCGAAAAGCCATACGAATCATCTCCCTCACCAAATGTGATATTACTGGATTTGAACCTGCCTAAAAAAGGCGGCATTGCTATTTTACAGGAACTCAAATCCGATGAGAAATTAAGGCACATCCCTGTTATCATCCTGACCGGGTCGCATACAGAAGCAGATGTCACCAAAACCTATGATCTCTATGCAAGCGGCTATATCGTCAAGCCGATCAATCCGGAAAAATTCACAGATATGATTCGGACATTGATGTGGAACAGGACGATACAGCTTTTTGCCAACGGATAG
- a CDS encoding tetratricopeptide repeat protein: MKKQKNKHSISQPAIQPEIAHALLSRGVELHQAGNLNEAEAIYSELLASYPQDAQLLYLLGRVHIQRGNRDEGIRLFSKALSANPNYAKAYNSRGLAYAEQNLTDKAMADYTKAIALDPAYADAYSNRGLLFYNRKQYDEALADFDKGIAAAPNHAQLYNNRGLVLYVLSRFDAAKADYDHALALNPAYADPYRNRGLLLSYLKRYEEALADYTKAASLANHADTHSNRGLLLYKLGRYEEAKEAYDTVISLTPREPQGYSNRGLTWYQLKKYDEALADYNKAIALDSSYADAYNNRGLLSYKLKHYDEALADYNKALTRNPNFADAYNNRGTVLFHQRQYNEALPDFDRALSLNPTHTSACNNRGITLFRLKRYDEALADYERAIAIDPTYADAYWNKGNLLLLRGEYEQGWPLYEWRWKNSDTEAPRTFPVPLWLGEEDLNGKTILLHAEQGFGDTIQFCRYAALLEEQGAKVILEVQKPLVPLLARLEGSCKVVAQGEVHEGFDFHCPIMSLPLACKTSLAIIPATIPYLSADPQNLKTWQNSLGQKTKPRIGLVWSGSATHANDGNRSIPLQMLAPLLECDAEYHILQKDFRKEDAEYLAQTSMISHADNIHDFLDTASLIAEMDLVISVDTSVAHLAGAMGKRLWLLLPFVPDFRWLEDRTYSPWYPTAHLFRQHNINDWGSVIVEVKTALEKFLNN, encoded by the coding sequence ATGAAAAAACAGAAGAATAAGCACTCTATATCCCAACCGGCCATACAACCTGAAATAGCGCACGCCCTTCTTTCACGGGGCGTGGAGTTGCATCAGGCAGGCAATCTTAACGAGGCGGAAGCGATTTATAGCGAGCTGCTGGCCTCATACCCGCAGGATGCGCAATTGCTTTATCTGTTGGGCAGAGTCCACATCCAGCGCGGAAACCGAGACGAAGGCATCCGCCTGTTCAGCAAAGCGCTCTCCGCCAATCCCAATTATGCCAAAGCCTATAACAGCCGTGGTCTTGCTTACGCAGAACAGAATCTCACGGATAAAGCCATGGCAGATTACACAAAGGCCATTGCACTTGATCCCGCTTACGCAGATGCCTATAGCAACCGGGGGCTGCTGTTTTATAACCGGAAACAATATGACGAAGCACTGGCAGATTTTGATAAAGGTATCGCTGCCGCCCCCAATCATGCGCAGCTCTATAACAATCGTGGGCTGGTCTTATATGTTTTAAGCCGCTTCGATGCAGCAAAAGCCGATTACGATCACGCGCTCGCCTTGAATCCTGCTTACGCCGATCCCTACAGAAACCGTGGATTGCTGCTGAGCTATCTGAAACGCTATGAGGAAGCACTGGCCGACTATACCAAAGCCGCATCACTCGCAAACCATGCTGACACGCATAGCAATCGCGGGCTATTGCTGTATAAGCTCGGCCGTTATGAAGAAGCCAAAGAGGCCTATGATACCGTTATAAGCCTTACTCCCCGGGAACCGCAGGGCTACAGTAACCGGGGCCTCACCTGGTATCAGCTTAAAAAATACGATGAAGCACTGGCGGATTATAACAAAGCCATTGCACTCGATTCCAGCTATGCGGATGCCTATAATAACCGTGGCCTGCTCTCCTACAAACTGAAGCATTATGATGAAGCGTTGGCCGATTATAATAAAGCCCTCACACGTAATCCGAATTTTGCCGACGCTTATAACAATCGCGGCACCGTCCTGTTTCACCAACGCCAATATAATGAAGCACTTCCCGACTTCGACCGCGCCCTGAGCCTCAACCCCACCCACACTTCCGCATGCAATAACCGCGGAATCACACTCTTTCGTCTGAAACGCTATGACGAAGCACTGGCTGATTACGAGCGGGCCATTGCGATCGATCCCACTTACGCAGATGCCTACTGGAACAAAGGAAACCTTCTGCTCTTACGCGGAGAATATGAACAAGGCTGGCCCCTCTATGAATGGCGCTGGAAGAATAGCGATACGGAAGCTCCCCGTACATTCCCTGTACCTTTATGGCTGGGGGAAGAAGACCTGAATGGCAAAACCATTCTGCTGCACGCGGAACAGGGATTCGGTGACACGATCCAGTTCTGCCGTTACGCAGCACTGCTCGAAGAACAAGGCGCAAAGGTGATTCTGGAAGTGCAGAAACCGCTGGTTCCCTTGCTCGCCCGGCTTGAAGGTTCCTGCAAGGTAGTGGCACAAGGCGAAGTCCATGAAGGATTTGACTTTCACTGCCCCATCATGAGCCTGCCGCTGGCCTGCAAAACGTCTCTGGCCATTATCCCTGCTACTATCCCTTATTTATCCGCCGATCCGCAGAACCTGAAAACCTGGCAGAACAGCCTGGGTCAAAAAACAAAGCCAAGAATCGGCCTTGTCTGGTCGGGTTCCGCCACCCATGCCAATGATGGCAATCGCAGCATTCCGCTACAGATGCTGGCGCCACTGCTGGAATGCGATGCCGAATATCATATTCTCCAGAAAGATTTCCGCAAGGAAGATGCCGAGTATCTGGCGCAGACTTCCATGATTTCGCATGCAGATAATATCCATGACTTTCTGGATACGGCATCGCTCATTGCGGAAATGGATCTGGTTATTTCAGTGGATACTTCCGTGGCGCATCTGGCCGGAGCCATGGGAAAGAGATTATGGCTGCTGCTGCCCTTCGTGCCGGACTTCCGGTGGCTGGAAGATCGCACTTACAGCCCTTGGTATCCCACCGCGCATTTGTTCCGGCAACACAATATCAATGACTGGGGAAGTGTGATCGTCGAAGTAAAAACGGCGCTGGAGAAGTTCCTCAACAACTGA
- a CDS encoding TonB-dependent receptor yields the protein MNHCSPFKLFTASLFVTAAMIVSGHAARAQEMDYGSLQSLMGEPVTTSATGTPQRVSDVAANMTIITADQIRQAGSRQIPQIIGMYVPGMDILQTGYAGFDVGVRGYQQPSMPRLLVLVDGRQVFVDDYSRTVWNNIPVNIDDIRQIEVVKGPASALFGSNAAGGVVNIVTYSPQFDHKNVASVYAGSESTFGGDATVTRNGEWGGTKFSVGGYNAHEFNSWSGDPVIDQSPLNPSKRYISNRSAFRVSPDLQFNTELTYSFSRENYASATYVEGADRYTAYSLRGGFQWQTPYGLIVNDNYFNRSYDDFLLTPLSGGELPFTTNLAVSKIEDQFSIGAHHTFRIGFEYRNKTYENDSFNNVFAQQPALQENNYAPSATWLWQITDKLSWTNAARFDHMDMTETGTLPPGSYYNYADYGHDINTLSANSGLVYQMTDMDTFRLSYGRGVQQPSMIESGIGENYPIPGSMFEIIGNPKLEPTIVENYELGYDRKLPDIFSTTRFAVFYQQNKDLKSFYSPGVVDFNGTPAVLFSVANVGNSQGWGGEIELKGTKDGFRWDASYSLSRVDDDAQAESLLYYNGSAPEHHFRLLGGYSWRQWEFDANGHYVTSTNMMRANQLTNVPVEQSGYATLGGRIGYNINDTYTLALSGINVNRQYIKESPFPAVERQVLFTLTGKFD from the coding sequence ATGAACCATTGTTCCCCATTTAAATTATTTACCGCTTCTCTTTTTGTTACGGCTGCGATGATCGTATCGGGTCACGCCGCGCGTGCACAGGAGATGGATTATGGTTCCCTGCAATCGCTTATGGGCGAGCCCGTTACCACCAGCGCGACGGGAACCCCTCAGCGAGTCAGCGATGTGGCTGCCAATATGACCATTATTACTGCCGATCAGATACGGCAGGCAGGGAGCCGCCAGATCCCCCAGATTATCGGCATGTATGTGCCGGGAATGGATATTCTGCAGACGGGTTATGCGGGGTTCGATGTCGGCGTGCGCGGATATCAGCAGCCCAGCATGCCCCGGCTCCTCGTGCTGGTTGATGGGCGGCAGGTATTCGTGGACGATTATTCGCGTACGGTATGGAATAATATCCCGGTCAATATTGACGACATCCGGCAGATCGAGGTGGTTAAAGGGCCAGCTTCAGCGCTATTTGGTTCGAATGCCGCCGGCGGGGTCGTGAATATTGTCACCTATAGCCCGCAGTTTGATCACAAGAATGTAGCTTCTGTTTATGCGGGTAGCGAAAGCACTTTTGGAGGCGATGCCACCGTGACCCGTAACGGTGAATGGGGAGGGACGAAATTTTCAGTCGGCGGTTATAATGCCCATGAGTTTAACAGCTGGTCGGGTGACCCTGTGATCGACCAGTCTCCGCTGAACCCGTCCAAGCGATATATCTCTAACCGCTCGGCCTTCCGCGTCTCTCCTGATTTGCAGTTCAATACCGAGCTTACCTATTCCTTCAGCAGGGAGAATTATGCTTCCGCCACTTATGTGGAGGGGGCAGACCGCTATACCGCTTACTCCCTGCGTGGAGGGTTTCAGTGGCAGACACCTTACGGTCTGATCGTGAACGATAATTATTTTAACCGTTCCTATGACGATTTTCTGCTGACCCCGCTTTCGGGCGGAGAACTGCCGTTCACCACGAATCTGGCGGTCAGCAAAATCGAGGATCAGTTCAGTATCGGGGCGCATCATACATTCCGGATCGGGTTTGAGTATCGTAACAAGACCTATGAGAATGACAGTTTTAACAATGTGTTTGCGCAGCAGCCAGCATTGCAGGAAAATAATTATGCTCCGAGCGCAACATGGTTATGGCAGATCACGGATAAATTATCGTGGACCAATGCGGCGCGGTTCGATCATATGGACATGACGGAAACGGGAACATTGCCTCCGGGAAGTTATTATAATTATGCCGATTACGGTCACGACATCAATACGCTGAGCGCCAATTCCGGCCTGGTATATCAGATGACGGATATGGATACATTTCGCTTGTCCTATGGGCGCGGCGTGCAGCAGCCCAGTATGATCGAGAGTGGTATCGGTGAGAATTACCCCATACCGGGTTCCATGTTTGAAATTATCGGCAATCCCAAGCTGGAACCCACTATCGTTGAAAATTATGAACTAGGCTATGACAGGAAGCTCCCCGATATTTTTTCCACGACCAGGTTTGCGGTATTTTACCAGCAGAATAAGGATCTGAAATCGTTTTATTCTCCAGGCGTTGTGGATTTCAATGGAACACCGGCAGTCCTGTTCAGTGTTGCCAATGTCGGCAACAGTCAGGGATGGGGCGGGGAAATAGAATTAAAAGGTACCAAGGACGGCTTTCGCTGGGATGCAAGCTATAGTCTCTCACGGGTGGATGACGATGCGCAAGCGGAGTCACTGCTTTATTATAACGGTTCCGCGCCGGAGCATCATTTCCGCCTGCTCGGCGGTTATAGCTGGCGGCAATGGGAGTTCGATGCGAACGGCCACTATGTTACCTCGACTAACATGATGCGGGCAAACCAGCTTACCAATGTTCCGGTGGAGCAAAGCGGCTATGCTACTTTAGGGGGAAGAATCGGGTATAATATCAACGATACTTATACTCTTGCCCTTTCAGGCATAAACGTTAACCGACAGTATATTAAGGAAAGTCCTTTCCCTGCGGTCGAACGCCAGGTGTTATTTACGCTGACCGGGAAGTTTGATTAG
- a CDS encoding ATP-binding protein — protein sequence MSYWVRFSRSLNIALVSALATAIGYGLYVQHKQTEDTQKWVVHTHEVREHIEKFIERANDISLSYRGYLLTHDRNYLLRYDKALQDDNSILGVRHRSIMQEWHILHELTDDNSYQQYNLTRLEKATQDLIAYAAASIIAYDKDGLKALNGPLDLVHGKLIMDAIRRITEEMLIEEDRLLKRRVEADAEALKHTEYMTLGSIGLFYAGITILLLLLHKNMSELKRKGDSLSVIVSVQREVAHLHHDLQTAMDIITHRMQAITNAGGGVIEMLEGDEMVYRAASGVVAPYVGMRIKALGSLSGLCVRENTTLRCDNTETDERVDKAACRKLGVASMVVVPLTREQQAVGVLKVMSSKVMAFNEEHVTILQLMAGVLSAALSDAVINDRLRQSEETFRAAMESASIGMALVNPDNTYKAVNPALCNLLGFTEEEFLSSTVQGLTHSEDIAEDLEKTNQLLKGEISSYEMEKRYLHKDGHQIWGLLNASLVRKADHTPHYLIKQVQDITAKKQLLAQLNQSNAQLNRFAYVASHDMQEPLRMMSNFAALIESEYGNKLDDEGREYIKFITDSATRMQNMVAGLLEYARVGKDAFRPQEINVMEDLAYILGNLSQAIKDCGAHVTYDMLPNIQGNPVQFTSLLQNLISNGLKYQAPGTAPEVHIGVEDAGDLWQFSVRDNGIGMEEEHTAKIFEPFVRLHSWQEYKGTGIGLSVCKEIVENHGGKIWVESKPGEGSTFYFTIPK from the coding sequence ATGTCCTATTGGGTAAGATTCTCACGGTCGTTAAATATTGCGCTTGTGTCCGCACTGGCCACCGCGATCGGATACGGATTATACGTTCAGCATAAGCAAACAGAGGACACGCAGAAATGGGTGGTGCATACGCATGAAGTCCGGGAGCATATTGAAAAATTTATTGAACGGGCAAACGATATATCGCTGAGTTATAGAGGTTATCTGTTAACCCATGACCGCAATTATCTCTTACGTTACGACAAAGCATTACAGGACGACAACAGCATTCTCGGTGTACGCCATCGCTCCATTATGCAGGAATGGCATATCTTGCATGAGCTGACCGATGACAATTCATACCAGCAATATAACCTGACGCGTCTGGAAAAGGCGACGCAGGATCTGATAGCCTATGCCGCCGCATCCATCATCGCATATGACAAAGACGGCCTGAAAGCGCTGAACGGTCCTCTCGATCTTGTACACGGCAAGCTGATCATGGATGCGATACGCCGTATCACCGAAGAGATGCTAATTGAGGAAGACAGGCTGCTGAAAAGACGCGTGGAAGCTGACGCGGAGGCATTAAAACATACCGAGTATATGACGCTAGGTAGCATTGGACTATTCTATGCCGGAATTACAATATTATTGCTGCTGCTCCACAAAAATATGAGCGAGTTAAAGCGCAAAGGCGACTCCTTATCGGTTATCGTCTCTGTTCAGCGTGAAGTAGCGCATCTGCATCACGATCTGCAGACCGCAATGGATATCATCACCCATCGTATGCAGGCCATCACCAATGCGGGCGGCGGCGTTATTGAAATGCTGGAAGGCGACGAAATGGTTTACCGTGCCGCAAGCGGTGTGGTTGCTCCTTATGTAGGCATGCGTATTAAAGCGCTAGGTAGCCTTTCCGGACTATGCGTACGGGAAAATACTACCCTCAGATGCGATAATACCGAAACGGACGAACGTGTTGATAAGGCTGCATGCCGCAAGCTTGGTGTTGCTTCAATGGTGGTCGTGCCCCTGACACGCGAACAGCAGGCTGTGGGTGTCTTAAAAGTTATGTCCTCGAAAGTGATGGCCTTCAATGAAGAACACGTAACGATACTGCAATTGATGGCAGGCGTGCTTTCCGCGGCACTGAGCGATGCGGTTATAAATGATCGCCTGCGCCAGAGTGAAGAAACATTCCGCGCCGCCATGGAGAGTGCTTCCATTGGAATGGCGCTCGTAAACCCCGATAATACATATAAAGCTGTGAATCCGGCACTGTGCAACCTGCTCGGTTTTACGGAAGAAGAATTCCTAAGCAGCACCGTTCAGGGATTAACGCACTCCGAAGATATAGCGGAAGACCTGGAAAAGACAAACCAGCTTCTGAAAGGAGAAATTTCAAGTTATGAAATGGAAAAACGCTATCTGCACAAGGATGGGCATCAGATATGGGGCCTGCTCAATGCATCTCTTGTACGCAAAGCTGATCATACTCCGCACTACCTCATAAAACAGGTTCAGGATATCACCGCCAAGAAGCAGTTGCTGGCCCAGTTAAACCAGTCTAATGCCCAGTTGAACAGGTTCGCCTATGTCGCCTCTCACGATATGCAGGAACCGCTGCGGATGATGTCGAATTTTGCCGCCCTGATTGAAAGCGAATACGGCAATAAGCTCGATGATGAAGGCAGGGAATACATAAAATTCATCACGGACTCCGCCACCCGCATGCAGAACATGGTTGCAGGATTGCTGGAGTATGCGCGCGTCGGCAAGGACGCCTTCAGGCCGCAGGAAATCAATGTGATGGAAGACCTTGCTTATATTCTCGGAAATCTCTCTCAGGCTATCAAGGATTGCGGCGCACACGTCACTTATGACATGCTTCCCAATATCCAGGGTAATCCTGTGCAGTTTACGAGCCTGCTACAGAATCTGATCAGCAATGGGCTGAAATATCAGGCGCCTGGCACGGCACCTGAGGTTCATATAGGCGTGGAAGATGCCGGAGACTTATGGCAGTTCTCTGTCCGCGATAACGGCATCGGCATGGAGGAAGAGCACACAGCGAAGATATTCGAACCGTTCGTCCGGCTCCATAGCTGGCAAGAATATAAAGGCACCGGTATCGGCCTTTCCGTCTGTAAGGAAATCGTGGAAAATCATGGAGGAAAAATCTGGGTGGAATCCAAACCCGGCGAAGGCAGCACTTTCTATTTCACCATTCCGAAGTGA